A portion of the Desulforegula conservatrix Mb1Pa genome contains these proteins:
- the nadC gene encoding carboxylating nicotinate-nucleotide diphosphorylase encodes MNKSTFSQSGPYFSGIDMNIHVEKLIQLALEEDLGPGDITTQLLVSKEKSGLAEIVAKEDLILAGSETVEAVFKKLDIETMVKFNFIDGEFITNGSIIAEISGKLTVLLEGERTALNFLQRLCGIATHVRAYIAEMGDSGKTRLVDTRKTTPGWRVLEKYAVRVGGAGNHRIALYDGILIKDNHIAVCGGVKKAVETARANAHHLLKIEVEVTNMQELGEALDAGADVIMLDNMNDEQILAAVKTINGRALVEVSGMVRKDRLAFLSNTGVDIVSSGALTHQAKSVDISMRIISKD; translated from the coding sequence TTGAATAAGAGCACATTCAGTCAGTCAGGGCCTTATTTTTCAGGTATTGATATGAATATTCATGTGGAAAAGCTCATACAGCTTGCTCTTGAGGAAGATCTTGGCCCTGGCGATATAACAACCCAGTTGCTTGTTTCAAAGGAAAAGAGCGGATTAGCTGAGATTGTGGCAAAGGAAGATCTTATTTTAGCAGGATCTGAAACAGTGGAAGCGGTTTTTAAGAAGCTGGACATTGAAACCATGGTTAAATTTAATTTCATTGACGGCGAATTTATAACAAATGGCAGTATCATTGCTGAAATAAGCGGAAAGCTGACAGTGCTTCTTGAAGGAGAACGCACGGCCCTCAATTTTCTTCAGAGGCTTTGCGGCATAGCCACCCATGTTAGGGCCTATATTGCCGAGATGGGGGATTCGGGTAAAACCAGATTGGTCGACACGAGAAAAACAACTCCTGGCTGGAGAGTTCTTGAAAAATATGCGGTCAGGGTAGGGGGGGCGGGTAATCATCGTATTGCCCTTTATGACGGTATTCTGATCAAGGATAATCATATAGCTGTATGCGGGGGAGTCAAAAAAGCTGTCGAAACGGCCAGAGCAAACGCCCATCATCTGCTTAAAATTGAGGTTGAAGTTACAAATATGCAGGAGCTTGGAGAAGCACTTGATGCCGGAGCAGATGTCATTATGCTCGATAATATGAATGATGAACAAATTCTTGCCGCAGTTAAAACTATTAATGGCAGAGCTCTTGTTGAGGTCTCGGGAATGGTAAGAAAAGACAGGCTTGCATTTCTTTCCAATACAGGCGTTGATATTGTTTCTTCAGGAGCTCTCACTCATCAGGCAAAGTCTGTTGATATAAGCATGAGAATCATCAGCAAGGATTAA
- a CDS encoding rhomboid family intramembrane serine protease produces MFPIRDNIPSKNYPVVNYSLIAVDIAVFLIQLMLGSNENAFVYTYGFVPARYTIREIGLAFSMDQQFFSLVSFMFLHGGFFHLISNMWILYIFGDNVEDHMGPAKYLVFYILSGFVSCLAHFISGPNSNIPIIGASGAIAGVMGAYFILYPKAKILTLFFFPFIWEIPAYVFLGFWFILQIFSVMGSGINASGIAWWAHIGGFVFGVFMLKFFCRLPSPGSSNILSNATQRKKTFGLQTIRPMSPMDQPDLYGTIVITGYEALTGTTKMVNVPWGFQSRIYKVDVPAGVAPGKMIRLKGLGRIQAGGERGDLYLKVAIDNSRT; encoded by the coding sequence ATGTTTCCTATCAGAGATAACATACCTTCCAAGAACTACCCTGTGGTAAATTACTCGCTTATTGCAGTAGATATTGCCGTATTTTTAATTCAGCTGATGCTCGGGTCAAACGAGAACGCATTTGTATATACATACGGATTTGTGCCCGCAAGATATACGATCAGGGAAATCGGGCTTGCATTTTCCATGGATCAGCAGTTCTTTTCTTTAGTTTCCTTCATGTTCCTGCACGGAGGCTTTTTTCATCTTATTTCAAATATGTGGATTCTTTATATCTTCGGCGATAATGTCGAAGATCATATGGGACCAGCCAAATATCTTGTGTTTTATATTCTTAGCGGTTTTGTGTCTTGCCTCGCCCATTTTATTTCAGGGCCGAATTCCAACATACCCATAATAGGCGCCAGCGGAGCTATCGCCGGAGTTATGGGCGCATATTTTATTCTTTATCCAAAGGCAAAGATCCTAACCCTGTTTTTTTTCCCATTTATATGGGAAATCCCGGCTTATGTTTTTCTTGGATTTTGGTTCATTCTTCAGATTTTCAGTGTCATGGGTTCAGGGATTAACGCTTCCGGAATTGCCTGGTGGGCCCATATAGGCGGATTTGTTTTCGGCGTATTCATGCTGAAATTTTTTTGCAGATTACCATCTCCAGGATCTTCCAATATATTGTCAAACGCAACCCAGAGGAAGAAGACATTCGGGTTGCAGACAATAAGGCCAATGAGTCCTATGGATCAGCCCGATCTTTACGGGACAATAGTTATTACCGGATATGAGGCTCTCACAGGAACTACCAAGATGGTCAATGTCCCCTGGGGATTCCAGAGCAGAATTTATAAAGTCGATGTACCCGCAGGAGTGGCTCCTGGGAAAATGATAAGGCTGAAGGGGTTGGGCCGGATTCAGGCCGGGGGTGAGCGAGGCGATCTTTATCTTAAAGTTGCAATAGACAACAGCAGAACTTGA
- a CDS encoding undecaprenyl-diphosphate phosphatase, producing the protein MSEYFIAVIIGIVEGLTEYLPISSTGHMILVGNMIGFTGEKASVFEVFIQLGAILAVLILYRDKFMDMLRPEKLKLVNYKENGLSLIHVMAAIVPVMGIGYILHKPIKNHLFSTNTVIIGLLLGSIVMLAAEKFAKQHLIDDIDKITVKQAFLVGLFQILSLWPGFSRSGSTISGGLLLGMSRKSAAEFSFIIAVPLMGVACLYDFLKIWKLLSISDLKFFAAGFAVAFVVAYFSIIWLIRFLNKSSLASFAIYRFILAGVSYYYFFIR; encoded by the coding sequence ATGAGCGAATACTTTATTGCAGTGATTATTGGTATTGTCGAAGGGCTTACAGAATATCTTCCAATTTCTTCTACAGGCCATATGATTCTTGTGGGCAACATGATAGGCTTCACAGGTGAAAAAGCATCTGTTTTTGAAGTGTTTATCCAGCTTGGAGCAATCCTTGCCGTATTGATACTTTACAGAGATAAATTCATGGACATGCTTAGGCCTGAAAAACTCAAACTGGTGAATTACAAAGAAAATGGGCTGTCATTAATACATGTCATGGCTGCGATTGTGCCTGTAATGGGTATAGGCTATATCCTCCACAAGCCGATCAAGAACCATCTTTTTTCAACGAATACGGTGATAATAGGTCTTTTACTAGGCTCAATTGTCATGCTTGCAGCAGAAAAATTTGCGAAACAGCATCTCATAGATGATATTGATAAAATAACTGTCAAACAGGCTTTTTTAGTCGGTCTTTTCCAGATACTTTCTCTATGGCCAGGGTTTTCAAGATCCGGCTCAACAATTTCAGGAGGACTTCTTCTTGGAATGAGCAGGAAATCAGCCGCTGAATTCTCTTTTATAATAGCTGTCCCTTTGATGGGTGTCGCATGTCTTTATGATTTTCTTAAGATCTGGAAGCTTCTTTCCATTTCGGATCTTAAATTTTTTGCTGCCGGATTTGCCGTTGCATTTGTTGTGGCTTATTTCTCAATCATTTGGCTGATAAGGTTTTTAAATAAATCCAGCCTTGCGTCCTTTGCCATATATCGATTTATCCTCGCAGGAGTCTCTTATTATTATTTTTTCATAAGATGA